The Liolophura sinensis isolate JHLJ2023 chromosome 6, CUHK_Ljap_v2, whole genome shotgun sequence genomic sequence CCTCCTCAATCACACCTGAAATAGACGTGTTCTCACCACCTACAATTGAGCCAATGAGCGGCCGTCGGAGCaggggtcgtcctcggtcccgATCGTCTGTCACCCCAGACATAGATGTATTCTTACCAACCCCAGAGGTGGAAGAAGAGGAGGAGCTAGCCCAAGTCAGGTTCAATGACAACTTGTTCAGTGTCGTCGAGCCATCGTTACCTGTCCACATGCAGCCGCCAAACTTTGTTTCGCGGCCGATCCCAATTCCCCACTGCGTAGCACGGGGATTGGCTGGGGCACCCAGGATGCCACCTGGCGAGGTTCAAGGTCACATGCGGTACCCGTCCCCCGCGTCCTGCCCCTGCACCCTgtccagctcctctacacttcATCACAGTGCTAGCTCATTGGGCTCGCCCAGGAACGCCCTTATGTACTTTGGGCATGTGGGCATGCTAAGTCGCAGCATTGGCACCCAAACACCAAACCAGCACTCTCTCATCATCCAAGACCTGATTCAAGGCGGAATTGAATCACAAACATTTGCAAGAGGTAAGAATTATTGGtaattttttgctgttttttttttattggtt encodes the following:
- the LOC135466838 gene encoding uncharacterized protein LOC135466838 → MTERGTGGGFSLSPEDNKPGKTSPLTPQTPQSGKRDSGYLTDYSPASGTSSSRHFTFESPFPPEDEADEADEELSALGAVGGHMGGSRMSRASSITPEIDVFSPPTIEPMSGRRSRGRPRSRSSVTPDIDVFLPTPEVEEEEELAQVRFNDNLFSVVEPSLPVHMQPPNFVSRPIPIPHCVARGLAGAPRMPPGEVQGHMRYPSPASCPCTLSSSSTLHHSASSLGSPRNALMYFGHVGMLSRSIGTQTPNQHSLIIQDLIQGGIESQTFARGSAHTRLRHHSEGGV